The following proteins are encoded in a genomic region of Populus trichocarpa isolate Nisqually-1 chromosome 13, P.trichocarpa_v4.1, whole genome shotgun sequence:
- the LOC112323902 gene encoding uncharacterized protein LOC112323902, giving the protein MAKPVPNLIKNYPEDQLRYLFTKILTASDIKYGLILMGQASKDHLQGFKDQRVKTMLHTPALSQPVFFKSCDRMMSLCQGGWGVIVRGNGFVAGDIINCWFAYDEESRVLNLIMERAANESAGPAAQQAEAGGDAGQAAGAGGNGKGGQQ; this is encoded by the exons ATGGCAAAACCAGTGCCAAATCTCATTAAAAATTACCCAGAAGATCAACTGCGTTATTTGTTTACGAAAATATTAACTGCTTCAGATATCAAGTATGGCTTAATACTTATGGGACAAGCTTCAAAGGACCATCTACAGGGCTTTAAAGATCAAAGAGTTAAGACCATGCTACATACACCAGCTTTATCCCAACCTGTGTTCTTCAAGTCCTGTGATAGGATGATGTCACTGTGCCAGGGTGGTTGGGGTGTGATTGTTAGAGGTAATGGCTTTGTTGCTGGCGATATAATTAATTGCTGGTTTGCTTATGATGAAGAAAGCAGAGTCCTAAACTTGATCATGGAAAGG GCTGCCAATGAGAGTGCTGGACCGGCTGCCCAGCAAGCTGAGGCTGGTGGAGATGCCGGACAAGCAGCCGGGGCGGGTGGAAATGGGAAGGGTGGTCAGCAGTGA